Proteins encoded within one genomic window of Candidatus Brevundimonas colombiensis:
- the infB gene encoding translation initiation factor IF-2 — protein MSDENDKTNQGQGAGQGNAGGTPSQSGPRAPLSLKPRAAGSVSTGTVKQSFSHGRSKTVVVETKRRPGAGGPQRPQGFDVARPQSTAQAPRPQGQRPSQPAGGALSAEEQEARRRAIALATQANAAKADAAAAAKAAADAAAREQAAATERAAQAARDEAAAAKAAAEAARAEAAKLAAAAPQPAKPAAKPTAPVAPTPAPAPAAPAPTAAAPPAPAAPARPAAPARPVVNFGQRVPKPGNPQRAAAERPAFGGRSAREQAMGGGERSYTDRPQSTERPQADRPQGARPGGQRPQGAKPAEPVRYSALNPRPAPGAARPGGPRTGPGGRAAPNAPPATPEVARPSRAPGVGFGRPVGRDDDREKRFSDAGKAVSRTRGEPKRREGRMTIQSVVGDGDAAERMRSLASVRRAREREKEKRKGGSTDAPNRPREVVIPDVITVQELSNRMAVRGVDIIKFLMRQGMMMKINDVIDSDTAELVAEEFGMAVKRVSESDVETGFIAEADDEFATETRAPVVAIMGHVDHGKTSLLDALRTTDVAGGEAGGITQHIGAYQVRLEDGQKVTFLDTPGHAAFSAMRARGATVTDIVVLVVAADDGVMPQTIEAIQHAKAAEAPLIVAVNKMDKPGATSQKVVNELLQYEVIAESLGGDTQIIEVSAKERMNLDGLLEAILVQAEVMDLRANADRSAEGVVIEAKLDKGRGPVGTVLVKRGTLKRGDIVVAGGSWGKVRALLNERNEQLTEAGPSVPVEILGLDEAPSPGDVFAVVESEARARELTEYRQRVKREKAQVSGGSVSLVDMMAKLGSKKASELPVVIKADVQGSAEAIVGSLDKMGTDEVRARTVYSGAGGITESDVNLAKSAGAPILGFNVRASKQARDLAEREGVEIRYYSIIYDLLDDIKGVLSGMLAPLQRETFLGNAAVLQVFDISKIGKIAGCRVTEGVVRKGARVRIIRDDVVVLELGVLNTLKRFKDEVNEVPSGQECGMQFQGFQDIKEGDYIECFTVEEIKRTLD, from the coding sequence ATGAGCGACGAAAACGACAAGACCAACCAGGGCCAAGGCGCGGGACAAGGCAATGCAGGAGGCACGCCCTCCCAGTCGGGGCCGCGCGCCCCGCTGAGCCTTAAGCCGCGCGCCGCGGGCTCGGTTTCGACGGGCACGGTGAAACAGAGCTTCAGTCACGGCCGCTCCAAGACGGTGGTGGTCGAGACCAAGCGTCGTCCCGGCGCCGGCGGTCCGCAACGGCCGCAAGGCTTTGACGTCGCACGTCCGCAGTCGACGGCCCAAGCTCCGCGTCCGCAGGGTCAGCGTCCGTCGCAACCCGCCGGCGGCGCCCTGTCGGCCGAGGAACAGGAAGCACGCCGTCGCGCCATCGCCCTGGCGACGCAGGCCAACGCCGCCAAGGCTGACGCCGCCGCCGCCGCCAAGGCCGCCGCAGACGCCGCCGCGCGTGAGCAAGCCGCCGCCACCGAACGCGCCGCCCAGGCTGCACGCGACGAGGCCGCCGCCGCCAAGGCCGCCGCCGAAGCCGCCCGCGCCGAGGCCGCCAAACTGGCCGCCGCCGCGCCCCAGCCGGCCAAGCCCGCGGCCAAGCCGACCGCCCCCGTCGCTCCGACGCCGGCTCCGGCTCCGGCCGCTCCTGCTCCGACGGCCGCCGCCCCCCCCGCGCCTGCCGCTCCGGCCCGTCCGGCCGCGCCTGCACGCCCGGTCGTCAACTTCGGTCAGCGCGTGCCCAAGCCGGGCAATCCGCAACGCGCGGCGGCGGAACGTCCCGCTTTCGGCGGCCGCTCGGCCCGTGAACAGGCGATGGGCGGTGGTGAACGGTCGTATACGGATCGTCCGCAATCGACCGAACGTCCGCAGGCCGATCGTCCGCAAGGCGCCCGTCCCGGCGGTCAGCGTCCGCAGGGCGCCAAGCCGGCCGAGCCCGTCCGCTATTCGGCCCTGAACCCGCGTCCGGCTCCCGGCGCCGCCCGTCCCGGCGGCCCGCGCACCGGCCCCGGCGGCCGCGCCGCGCCCAACGCTCCGCCGGCCACGCCGGAAGTGGCGCGTCCCAGCCGCGCGCCCGGCGTCGGCTTCGGCCGCCCGGTCGGCCGCGACGACGATCGCGAGAAGCGTTTCTCCGACGCCGGCAAGGCGGTCAGCCGCACGCGCGGCGAACCCAAGCGCCGCGAAGGCCGCATGACCATCCAGTCGGTGGTCGGCGACGGCGACGCCGCCGAGCGCATGCGTTCCCTGGCCTCGGTCCGCCGCGCCCGTGAACGCGAGAAGGAAAAGCGCAAGGGCGGATCGACCGACGCGCCGAACCGTCCGCGCGAAGTGGTCATTCCCGACGTGATCACCGTGCAGGAACTGTCCAACCGGATGGCCGTGCGCGGCGTCGACATCATCAAATTCCTGATGCGTCAGGGCATGATGATGAAAATCAACGACGTGATCGATTCCGACACCGCCGAACTGGTGGCCGAGGAGTTCGGCATGGCGGTCAAGCGCGTCTCGGAATCCGACGTCGAAACCGGCTTCATCGCTGAGGCCGACGACGAGTTCGCCACCGAGACCCGCGCTCCGGTCGTGGCCATCATGGGCCACGTCGACCACGGCAAGACCTCCCTGCTGGACGCTCTGCGCACGACCGACGTCGCGGGCGGCGAAGCTGGCGGCATCACCCAGCACATCGGCGCCTATCAGGTGCGTCTGGAAGACGGCCAGAAGGTCACCTTCCTGGACACGCCGGGCCACGCCGCCTTCTCGGCCATGCGGGCGCGCGGCGCCACCGTGACCGACATCGTGGTTCTGGTCGTCGCCGCCGACGACGGCGTCATGCCTCAGACCATCGAGGCCATCCAGCACGCCAAGGCCGCCGAGGCCCCGCTGATCGTGGCCGTCAACAAGATGGATAAGCCCGGCGCCACGTCGCAGAAGGTCGTCAACGAGCTGCTGCAGTACGAGGTCATCGCCGAAAGCCTGGGCGGCGACACCCAGATCATCGAGGTGTCGGCCAAGGAGCGTATGAACCTGGACGGCCTGTTGGAGGCCATTCTGGTCCAGGCCGAGGTCATGGACCTGCGCGCCAACGCCGATCGTTCGGCCGAGGGCGTGGTCATCGAGGCCAAGCTGGACAAGGGCCGCGGTCCCGTCGGCACTGTCCTGGTCAAGCGCGGCACGCTGAAGCGCGGCGACATCGTCGTGGCCGGCGGTTCGTGGGGCAAGGTTCGCGCCCTGCTGAACGAACGCAACGAGCAACTGACCGAAGCCGGTCCGTCCGTCCCTGTCGAGATCCTGGGTCTGGACGAGGCCCCGTCGCCCGGCGACGTCTTCGCCGTGGTGGAATCCGAAGCCCGCGCCCGCGAGCTGACCGAATACCGTCAGCGGGTGAAGCGCGAGAAGGCCCAGGTGTCGGGCGGCTCGGTTTCGCTGGTCGATATGATGGCCAAGCTGGGTTCGAAGAAGGCCTCGGAACTGCCGGTCGTCATCAAGGCGGACGTGCAGGGCTCGGCCGAAGCCATCGTGGGTTCGCTGGACAAGATGGGCACGGACGAGGTGCGCGCCCGCACGGTCTATTCCGGCGCCGGCGGCATCACCGAGAGCGACGTCAACCTGGCCAAGTCGGCCGGTGCGCCCATCCTCGGCTTCAACGTCCGCGCGTCCAAACAGGCCCGCGACCTGGCCGAGCGCGAAGGCGTGGAGATCCGCTACTATTCGATCATCTACGATCTGCTGGACGACATTAAGGGCGTTCTGTCCGGCATGCTGGCGCCGTTGCAACGGGAAACCTTCCTGGGCAACGCCGCCGTCCTGCAGGTGTTCGACATCTCCAAGATCGGCAAGATCGCGGGTTGCCGCGTCACCGAAGGCGTCGTGCGCAAGGGCGCGCGCGTCCGTATCATCCGCGACGACGTGGTGGTGCTGGAACTGGGCGTGCTCAACACGCTCAAGCGCTTCAAGGACGAGGTCAACGAGGTGCCCTCGGGCCAGGAGTGCGGCATGCAGTTCCAGGGCTTCCAGGACATCAAGGAAGGCGACTACATCGAGTGCTTCACGGTCGAAGAGATCAAGCGCACCCTGGACTAG
- a CDS encoding RNA-binding protein, translating into MSLRDATIDRERRDLVSHEVMDESRLIRFVAGPDGQVVPDLGRKLPGRGLWVEASRASVEAAVRKNGFTRAAKTRLNAPADLADTVERLLARRCLDQLGLARREGVLISGFEKSAASLRSGKAAWVVEAADGAADGRGKLLALARHQTAKVCGAFTADDLSLALGLENAIHAVLLAGGRADRWTIEVERLAGFRPLRPSHWEVSGGEDGSAGALPPGAS; encoded by the coding sequence ATGAGCTTGCGCGACGCGACGATCGATAGGGAACGCCGGGACCTCGTCTCTCACGAGGTCATGGATGAATCTCGTCTGATCCGTTTCGTCGCCGGGCCTGACGGCCAGGTGGTTCCCGACCTGGGCAGGAAACTGCCCGGGCGCGGCCTGTGGGTCGAGGCCAGCCGCGCCTCGGTCGAAGCGGCGGTCAGGAAGAACGGCTTCACCCGCGCCGCCAAGACCCGTCTGAACGCCCCCGCCGACCTGGCCGATACGGTCGAGCGGCTGCTGGCGCGGCGCTGTCTGGACCAGCTGGGTCTTGCCCGGCGCGAAGGCGTGCTTATATCCGGCTTCGAAAAATCCGCCGCCAGCCTGCGTTCGGGCAAGGCCGCCTGGGTGGTCGAGGCCGCCGACGGCGCGGCTGACGGGCGCGGAAAACTGCTGGCCCTGGCCCGTCACCAGACCGCCAAGGTCTGCGGCGCATTCACGGCGGACGATTTGAGTTTGGCCCTTGGGCTGGAAAATGCGATACACGCCGTCCTGCTTGCGGGCGGACGGGCCGATCGCTGGACCATCGAGGTCGAACGACTGGCTGGATTTCGGCCGCTTCGCCCTTCTCACTGGGAGGTTTCCGGTGGCGAGGACGGATCGGCGGGAGCGCTCCCCCCAGGGGCGAGCTGA
- the nusA gene encoding transcription termination factor NusA, with protein sequence MAVTGISANRLELLQIANAVAQEKNIEREIVIEAIEEAIQKGAKSRYGAHHDIRAKIDHKTGELSLTRHVTIVEDDWMPEDELEEFNDSAMVRLKDASKRDPEAEVGKEYVEVLPPFEFGRVQTQMARQVVTGKVREAERANQYEEFKDRVGEIVNGTVKRVEYGNTIVDLGRGEGVMRRDQSIPREVFNIGDRIRTYIYDVRPEAKGPQVMLSRAHPGFMAKLFAQEVPEVYDGVIEIRAAARDSGSRAKMAVLSNDSSIDPVGACVGMRGSRVQAVVAELQGEKIDIIQWNPDEPTFIVNALAPAEVSKVVMDEEAGRVEVVVPDEQLSLAIGRRGQNVRLASQLTGWQIDIITEAQDSERRQREFSERTSLFQEALDVDEVIAQLLVTEGFATVEDLAYVDAYEVAEIEGFDEETAEELQARARDFLDKKAAELDAKRVELGVEDAVLEVPGVTLAMAVALGEGGVKTVEDLADLATDEIRGGYEVKNGERVKVPGVLESFNLAQEDAELLILQARVAAGWIDASELPQPEPEAYEEEGEYAEGEYDPDQVFGDAPEAEADAAAEDDASSDADQSRDA encoded by the coding sequence ATGGCCGTCACCGGTATTTCCGCCAACCGCCTCGAACTGCTGCAGATCGCCAATGCGGTCGCCCAGGAAAAGAATATCGAACGCGAGATCGTCATCGAGGCGATCGAGGAAGCGATCCAGAAGGGCGCCAAGTCGCGTTACGGCGCGCATCACGACATCCGCGCCAAGATCGACCACAAGACCGGCGAACTGTCCCTGACCCGTCACGTCACCATCGTCGAGGACGACTGGATGCCAGAGGACGAGCTGGAAGAGTTCAACGACAGCGCCATGGTGCGCCTGAAGGACGCCTCCAAGCGTGATCCGGAAGCCGAGGTCGGCAAGGAATATGTCGAGGTCCTGCCGCCGTTCGAGTTCGGCCGCGTCCAGACCCAGATGGCCCGCCAGGTCGTGACCGGGAAGGTCCGCGAGGCCGAACGCGCCAACCAGTACGAAGAGTTCAAGGATCGCGTCGGCGAGATCGTCAACGGCACGGTCAAGCGCGTCGAATACGGCAACACCATCGTCGACCTGGGCCGGGGCGAAGGCGTCATGCGCCGCGATCAGTCCATCCCGCGCGAAGTGTTCAACATCGGCGACCGCATCCGCACCTACATCTATGACGTCCGGCCCGAGGCCAAGGGGCCGCAGGTCATGCTGTCGCGCGCCCATCCGGGCTTTATGGCCAAGCTGTTCGCCCAGGAAGTTCCGGAAGTGTACGACGGCGTGATCGAAATCCGCGCCGCCGCCCGCGACAGCGGTTCGCGCGCCAAGATGGCCGTCCTGTCCAACGACAGCTCGATCGACCCCGTGGGCGCCTGCGTCGGCATGCGCGGCTCGCGCGTTCAGGCGGTCGTCGCCGAACTGCAGGGCGAGAAGATCGACATCATCCAGTGGAACCCGGACGAGCCGACCTTCATCGTCAACGCTCTGGCGCCCGCCGAAGTGTCCAAGGTCGTCATGGACGAAGAAGCCGGCCGCGTCGAAGTGGTCGTGCCGGACGAGCAGCTTTCGCTGGCCATCGGCCGTCGCGGCCAGAACGTGCGCCTGGCCTCGCAACTGACCGGCTGGCAGATCGACATCATCACCGAGGCGCAGGATAGCGAGCGTCGTCAGCGCGAGTTCAGCGAGCGCACCAGCCTGTTCCAGGAAGCTCTGGACGTGGACGAGGTCATCGCCCAGCTGCTGGTCACCGAAGGCTTCGCGACCGTCGAAGACCTGGCCTATGTCGACGCCTACGAAGTCGCCGAGATCGAGGGCTTCGACGAGGAAACCGCCGAGGAGCTGCAAGCCCGCGCCCGCGACTTCCTGGACAAGAAGGCCGCCGAACTGGACGCCAAGCGCGTCGAGTTGGGCGTCGAGGACGCGGTTCTGGAGGTGCCGGGCGTGACCCTGGCCATGGCCGTCGCTCTTGGCGAAGGCGGGGTGAAGACGGTCGAGGATCTGGCCGACCTGGCCACCGACGAAATCCGTGGCGGCTACGAAGTCAAGAACGGCGAGCGGGTGAAGGTCCCCGGAGTTCTGGAAAGCTTCAACCTGGCCCAGGAAGACGCCGAACTGCTGATCCTGCAGGCCCGCGTCGCCGCTGGCTGGATCGACGCTTCGGAACTGCCGCAGCCCGAGCCGGAAGCGTACGAGGAAGAGGGCGAATACGCCGAAGGCGAGTACGACCCCGATCAGGTGTTCGGCGATGCGCCGGAAGCCGAAGCCGACGCGGCCGCCGAGGACGATGCGTCGTCCGACGCCGACCAGTCGCGCGACGCGTGA
- the rimP gene encoding ribosome maturation factor RimP, with translation MRAKTAQDRQLLELIDPIAESLGLDVVRVRLMTGSKRQRLQIMAERPSDHDISVEQCAKLSRAVSEVFDAADPIPGEYMLEVSSPGIDRPLTRPVDFDLFEGEEARLETDRMIEGRKRFKGVLAGFEDGNVLIDLDGEEDTALIPFDWLSDAKLVLTDALMKRGAAIRAARGEPEDDGLPEGAPDQATTDTTTPSEDNA, from the coding sequence TTGCGCGCAAAGACCGCCCAGGATCGCCAACTGCTTGAGCTGATCGACCCCATTGCGGAGTCGCTCGGCCTGGATGTCGTGCGCGTGCGTCTGATGACCGGCTCCAAGCGCCAGCGCCTGCAGATCATGGCCGAACGCCCGTCCGACCATGATATTTCGGTCGAACAATGCGCCAAGCTGAGCCGCGCGGTGTCGGAGGTGTTCGACGCCGCCGATCCGATCCCTGGCGAATATATGCTTGAGGTTTCGTCGCCCGGCATCGACCGGCCCCTGACCCGCCCCGTCGACTTCGACCTGTTCGAGGGCGAGGAGGCGCGGCTTGAGACGGACCGCATGATCGAGGGCCGCAAGCGGTTCAAGGGCGTGCTGGCCGGTTTTGAGGATGGCAACGTCCTGATCGACCTGGACGGCGAGGAAGACACCGCCCTGATCCCGTTCGACTGGCTCAGCGACGCCAAACTGGTTCTGACCGACGCCCTGATGAAACGGGGCGCCGCCATCCGCGCCGCGCGTGGCGAACCTGAAGACGACGGCCTGCCCGAGGGCGCGCCTGACCAAGCAACAACCGACACCACGACCCCTTCTGAGGACAACGCCTGA
- the trmB gene encoding tRNA (guanosine(46)-N7)-methyltransferase TrmB yields MSSEDRPEDENPHLDRPLRSFGRIKARPIKPRQAALMDTLLPAIAVPDPKAGPLDPKAMMPGAIEVWLEIGFGGGEHMAAQAARRPDALVIGCEPFLNGVASALRHVEEGGLKNVRMHADDARDVVDALPDASVDRVLILFPDPWHKARHNKRRLLQDETAQAFARILKPGGTLRFVTDWLDYAEWALERLERTPGLERIGPADQDWFVPPADHVVTRYEEKKLGDTTPVFLEYRRKQNV; encoded by the coding sequence ATGAGCTCCGAAGACCGTCCTGAGGACGAAAACCCCCATCTGGACCGCCCGCTGCGGTCGTTCGGCCGCATCAAGGCCCGTCCGATCAAGCCGCGTCAGGCGGCCCTGATGGACACGTTGTTGCCCGCCATCGCCGTGCCGGATCCCAAGGCCGGACCGCTGGACCCCAAGGCCATGATGCCCGGGGCGATCGAGGTCTGGCTGGAGATCGGTTTCGGCGGCGGCGAACATATGGCGGCCCAGGCGGCGCGGCGCCCGGACGCCCTGGTCATCGGCTGCGAGCCCTTTTTGAACGGGGTGGCCTCGGCGCTGCGCCATGTCGAGGAAGGCGGGCTGAAGAATGTCCGCATGCACGCCGACGATGCGCGCGACGTGGTGGACGCCCTGCCGGACGCCTCGGTCGACCGGGTGCTGATCCTGTTCCCCGATCCCTGGCACAAGGCGCGCCACAACAAGCGGCGCCTGTTGCAGGACGAGACGGCCCAGGCCTTCGCCCGCATCCTGAAACCGGGTGGAACCCTACGCTTCGTCACCGACTGGCTGGACTACGCCGAATGGGCGCTGGAGCGGTTGGAACGGACGCCGGGGCTGGAGCGGATCGGCCCTGCGGACCAGGACTGGTTCGTCCCGCCCGCCGACCACGTCGTCACCCGCTATGAGGAAAAGAAGCTGGGCGACACCACGCCGGTCTTTTTGGAATACAGGCGCAAGCAGAACGTCTAA
- a CDS encoding amidohydrolase, with the protein MIGHHLRGASLAAITCAMLGLSACATPGQPSNQSASAKPARDRALDAGLDPATTLDPYPSTYRPLPRENFAVVGATVLTGTDRKIDNGVVVVTDGKIAAVGDASTPVPAGYKVVDARGRYVTPGVIDVHSHLGVYPSPGVQGMSDGNEATSPNTAQVWAEHSIWPQDPGFNTARAGGVTTMHILPGSANLFGGRGVTIRNVPSITMQGMKFPAAPYTVKMACGENPSRVYGSRNQSPATGMGNMAGYRAAFIAAREYKAKWDKWHETGEGAAPTRNLQNETLAGVLDGSILIQNHCYRADEMALMMDMAKEFGYHIATFHHATEAYKLAPQLAQQGICAAMWTGWWGFKMEALDAIEENAALVDAQTGSCAVIHSDDALLTQRLNQEAAAALSAGRRAGLNISEEHAVGWFTSNAARAIGIADQTGSLTPGLRADVVIWSADPFSIYARADQVFIDGALAFDRADPAYQPTSDFELGQPGYGLTAANVREGAR; encoded by the coding sequence ATGATCGGACATCATCTGCGGGGCGCCAGCCTCGCGGCCATAACGTGCGCGATGCTGGGCCTGTCGGCCTGCGCGACCCCGGGCCAGCCGTCAAACCAGAGCGCGTCCGCCAAACCCGCGCGGGATCGCGCGCTGGACGCGGGTCTGGACCCGGCGACGACGCTGGACCCCTATCCCTCGACCTATCGGCCGCTGCCGCGCGAGAACTTCGCCGTGGTCGGCGCCACCGTCCTGACCGGCACGGACCGCAAGATCGACAACGGCGTGGTCGTGGTCACGGACGGCAAGATCGCCGCCGTCGGCGACGCCTCCACTCCCGTCCCTGCGGGCTATAAGGTCGTGGATGCGCGCGGTCGCTATGTCACCCCCGGCGTCATCGACGTGCACAGCCACCTGGGCGTCTATCCGTCGCCCGGCGTGCAAGGCATGAGCGACGGCAACGAGGCGACCAGTCCTAACACCGCCCAGGTCTGGGCCGAACATTCGATCTGGCCCCAGGACCCCGGCTTCAACACCGCCCGCGCCGGCGGCGTGACGACGATGCACATCCTGCCCGGCTCGGCCAATCTGTTCGGCGGACGCGGCGTGACCATCCGCAACGTGCCGTCCATCACCATGCAGGGCATGAAGTTCCCGGCCGCCCCCTATACGGTCAAGATGGCCTGCGGCGAGAACCCGTCGCGCGTCTATGGCAGCCGCAACCAGAGCCCGGCGACCGGCATGGGCAATATGGCCGGCTACCGGGCCGCCTTCATCGCCGCGCGCGAATACAAGGCCAAGTGGGACAAGTGGCATGAGACCGGCGAGGGCGCGGCCCCGACCCGCAACCTGCAGAACGAGACGCTGGCGGGCGTTCTGGACGGCTCGATCCTGATACAGAACCACTGCTACCGCGCCGACGAGATGGCGCTGATGATGGATATGGCCAAGGAGTTCGGCTACCATATCGCCACCTTCCACCACGCGACCGAAGCCTACAAATTGGCGCCGCAACTGGCCCAGCAGGGCATCTGCGCGGCCATGTGGACCGGCTGGTGGGGCTTCAAGATGGAGGCGCTGGACGCCATCGAGGAGAACGCCGCCCTGGTCGACGCGCAAACCGGATCGTGCGCGGTCATCCACTCCGACGACGCCCTTCTGACCCAGCGCCTGAACCAGGAGGCCGCCGCCGCCCTGTCGGCCGGTCGCCGCGCCGGACTGAACATCTCCGAGGAACACGCCGTCGGCTGGTTCACGTCCAACGCCGCCAGGGCCATCGGCATCGCCGACCAGACCGGGTCGCTGACGCCGGGCCTGCGCGCGGACGTGGTGATCTGGAGCGCCGATCCCTTCTCCATCTACGCCCGCGCCGATCAGGTCTTCATCGACGGCGCCCTGGCCTTCGACCGGGCCGACCCCGCCTATCAGCCGACCAGCGACTTCGAGCTGGGCCAGCCCGGCTATGGTCTGACCGCCGCCAACGTCAGGGAAGGAGCCCGCTGA
- a CDS encoding amidohydrolase family protein, whose translation MRLSHILAGAVAALALAAPALAQEAIAIVGGRILTGTSVIENGTVVIRDGKIVSVGTGAAPSGARIIDAVGKTVAPGFVAVDSGLAGTEVGSVRGTNELRNSANTLSAAFDISYGLDPWSFTLPVARLGGITRAVVVPQHPGSSGGHVHEDETAGAGDGGYQTPGLFAGQAAIINLAGGGADILVKPRVAMVAPFGEAGAAVAGGARGAQFVLFKETMAEVRLYARNKAAYDRAALRNLSLSRADLEALIPVANGNLPLIVTVHRASDIQQVLRLAREEGIKLILDGAEEGWLVAGDIAAAGVPVLLNPIDNLPSDFEMRAARMENAAALNAAGVLIAIKGNEGSTHRARDARYNAGNAVSHGLPYQAAIAALTVNPARIFGMAGQFGQIAPGSAGDVVVWSGDPLEPLSQPSVIFVNGVEQPLTSRPLLLRDRYRQQTPMPPAYRN comes from the coding sequence ATGCGCCTGTCACACATTCTCGCCGGCGCCGTCGCGGCCCTGGCGCTCGCCGCGCCCGCGTTGGCTCAGGAAGCCATCGCCATTGTCGGCGGCCGCATCCTGACCGGGACTTCGGTGATCGAAAACGGCACGGTCGTCATCCGCGACGGCAAGATCGTCTCGGTCGGGACGGGCGCCGCCCCATCGGGCGCGCGCATCATCGATGCGGTGGGCAAGACCGTGGCTCCCGGCTTCGTCGCCGTGGATTCGGGTCTGGCGGGAACCGAGGTCGGTTCGGTGCGCGGCACCAACGAACTGCGAAACAGCGCCAATACGCTCAGCGCCGCCTTCGACATCTCCTACGGGCTGGACCCCTGGTCCTTCACCCTGCCGGTCGCGCGGCTGGGCGGCATCACCCGCGCCGTCGTCGTGCCCCAGCATCCCGGCTCGTCGGGCGGTCATGTTCACGAGGACGAGACGGCCGGCGCCGGGGACGGCGGCTATCAGACGCCCGGCCTGTTCGCCGGTCAGGCCGCCATCATCAACCTGGCGGGCGGCGGGGCCGACATTCTGGTCAAGCCGCGCGTGGCCATGGTCGCGCCCTTTGGCGAGGCGGGCGCGGCGGTCGCCGGCGGCGCGCGGGGCGCCCAGTTCGTCCTGTTCAAGGAGACGATGGCCGAGGTTCGGCTCTACGCCCGCAACAAGGCCGCCTACGACCGCGCGGCCCTGCGTAACCTCAGCCTGTCGCGCGCAGACCTGGAGGCCCTGATCCCGGTGGCGAACGGAAACCTGCCGCTGATCGTCACCGTCCACCGGGCCTCGGACATCCAGCAGGTGCTGCGTCTGGCGCGCGAGGAAGGGATCAAGCTGATCCTGGACGGCGCCGAGGAAGGCTGGCTGGTGGCGGGCGACATCGCCGCGGCGGGCGTGCCCGTGCTGCTGAACCCCATCGACAACCTGCCCTCCGACTTCGAGATGCGGGCGGCGCGGATGGAGAATGCGGCGGCCCTGAACGCGGCCGGGGTGCTGATCGCCATCAAGGGCAACGAGGGGTCCACCCACCGCGCCCGCGACGCCCGATACAACGCCGGCAATGCGGTGTCGCACGGCCTGCCCTATCAGGCGGCCATCGCCGCCCTGACCGTCAATCCCGCCAGGATCTTCGGCATGGCGGGGCAGTTCGGCCAGATCGCGCCGGGCTCGGCGGGCGACGTGGTGGTCTGGTCCGGCGATCCGCTGGAGCCGCTGAGCCAGCCCTCGGTCATCTTCGTCAACGGCGTCGAACAACCGCTGACCAGCCGCCCGCTGCTGCTGCGCGACCGTTATCGCCAGCAGACGCCGATGCCGCCGGCCTATCGGAACTGA
- a CDS encoding YaiI/YqxD family protein produces the protein MPTVLYIDADACPVKEEVYRVARRYGLKTYVVSNTWMQVPREALIEQVVVDAGPDIADDWIAERAVVGDVVITADIPLADRCLKSGAQALKSNGQPFTPDSIGSALAGRMVGEHLRSMGVATSGPPPFSAADRSRFLQALDQAVVKARKAAAPSQP, from the coding sequence ATGCCTACCGTGCTCTACATCGACGCCGACGCCTGCCCCGTGAAGGAGGAGGTGTATCGTGTCGCCCGGCGCTATGGGCTGAAGACCTATGTGGTCTCCAACACCTGGATGCAGGTCCCGCGCGAGGCGCTGATCGAACAGGTGGTGGTGGACGCCGGGCCGGACATCGCCGACGACTGGATCGCCGAACGCGCGGTCGTGGGCGACGTGGTGATCACCGCCGACATCCCTCTGGCCGACCGCTGCCTGAAGTCGGGCGCCCAGGCGCTGAAGTCCAACGGCCAGCCGTTCACGCCGGATTCCATCGGCTCGGCCCTGGCGGGGCGGATGGTTGGCGAGCATTTGCGCTCGATGGGGGTGGCGACGTCCGGCCCGCCGCCGTTCTCGGCCGCCGACCGTTCGCGCTTCCTGCAGGCGCTGGATCAGGCCGTGGTCAAGGCGCGCAAGGCGGCGGCCCCGAGCCAACCATGA
- the arfB gene encoding alternative ribosome rescue aminoacyl-tRNA hydrolase ArfB: MTTVIPEDELAFHFYRAGGPGGQNVNKVATAVQMRFDVKNSTSLSEPVKARLMKLAGSRLTQEGVILINAVRFRTQERNRADAMARLQEMVDAASVRPVFRVPTRPTKASKERRLKAKTTRASIKSGRGKPRHDD, translated from the coding sequence ATGACCACCGTCATTCCCGAGGACGAACTGGCGTTTCACTTCTACCGCGCGGGCGGCCCGGGCGGGCAGAACGTCAACAAGGTGGCGACCGCCGTCCAGATGCGGTTCGACGTCAAGAACTCGACCTCCCTGAGCGAGCCGGTGAAGGCGCGGCTGATGAAGCTGGCGGGCAGTCGGCTGACACAGGAAGGGGTCATACTGATCAACGCCGTGCGGTTCCGCACCCAGGAGCGCAACCGCGCCGACGCCATGGCCCGGTTGCAGGAAATGGTGGACGCCGCCTCGGTCCGGCCGGTCTTTCGCGTGCCGACCCGCCCGACCAAAGCCTCCAAGGAGCGGCGGCTGAAGGCCAAGACCACGCGAGCCTCGATCAAGTCCGGCCGGGGCAAACCGCGTCACGACGACTGA